A region of the candidate division KSB1 bacterium genome:
AGATGTTAAAAACAAAATTCTTATCCATGTTGCTTTGCTTATTACTTGCAGGATTTATGGCTTTCACTGCCTGCGACGGGGATGGTGGTATGGAACCCGTCGACGATGACACCTATACCCAGGTAGACCGAATAGGAATCCCGGCTTTGAACACTGTTTTCAATCATCCCCCTGCTTTTAGCAAGGTCGATTATAACACTTCAGGTCCGGCGACGGATGTTGCCAATTACACAGCCCAGTTTGTAACGGTCCTGGGAGCGGTTGCCAATGCAGACCCGGCCGGGACTGCCGCAGCCTTGCTGCCGGATGAACTGCCCGTGAATTTGGGTTCGGCTACCTCTAATTTTGCTTTGTTCGACGGCCGCAAACTCTCAGATGATGCCACGGATGTTGCGTTAACCGTTGTTGTCGGTGTCCCGGCTCTGCAAAGCGATAATGTTGATGCCAATGATGTTGAATTTTTAAATTCATTTCCATATTTGGCACCGCCTAATTAAACTGAGGTCGCTAATTGCCGGCCTCCCTTGCATGAACTTGGGAGGCCGGCATTAGTTTTTATGATATGATACTTAAATTGAGCGATTGAGCTTGAAATGAACTTACTGTTGGGAACGTGTTGGTAGTGCATGCTTTAGCATGTTTACGGCCGTCCCAGGCAAGCTGAAGCTTGCACTACGAACCTCCCGCTCCGGAGAATCGCTCAGTTTAGGTGATGGAAATATTGAAACCAAACATTGGAATTAAAAATGAAAATGTCTAAGAAAAAACTAATTTTCGGATTTGCAATTTTATCATCTGTTTTAATTCTGTCTTTTAGTTTGAAATTGCATTCGAACTCAAAGTCAGCGGTAACGGAAGAAGTGCTCCAAATAGCTCTGTCGAGCCATCTTCCCGAGAAGCCGGTCATGACCAAAAGCATCGAATTCTTTGAGAATCGTTTAAATGAAAGGAATGGCGAGGATATTCTCGCCCAAAACCAGCTGCTGGGAAATTATCTGGCACGCTTCAAAGCCTACGGTCAGCAGAAAGATTTGGCGGCGGCTAAAAAGCACCTCAACAGTCTGTTAAAACGCTATCCGAAAAAGGCCTCCCTGTATTCAACTCTGGCCAATGTTCAGATGGCCGGGCATCAATTCGAAAAGGCCGTCGGGTCGGCTGAAAAAGCAATTGAGGTTGCCGAGCCGGATGACTTTGTCAATTTTCACCTGCGCTTGTTCGATGCACTGTTGACCTATGGCGATACCGACGAAGCGCGGGATATCTTACGAACGATGTCTTTTAGCCGCAGGTCATTCGATTTTTTGGTTAGAAAAGCAAGGCTGGAAGACAAGCTCGGGAATTTAGAAAATGCGAAATCGGACATGGAGAAGGCCCTATATCAGGCCAAGGCTTATTCTCAGTCCCCCGTGGTGATAGGCTGGTGTTTGGTCACCCTGGGTCATTATGAACATCACAGCGGCAATGGGCAAAAAGCCGTTGATACCTATCTCGAAGCGCTCGAACAACTGCCGGGCTATCCTGCCGCACTTGAAGGCATTGCGGCCATCAGCCATACCATCGATCACAACTTGCTTGCGGCAAAACAACTCTACCAAAAAGCCCTGGAAAATGGCGGCGAGCTCGACATTTATGCTAACTTGATCGCAATTGAGCGGCAGCTCGGTAATGATGAAAATGCGGAAAACTATCTCAAGCACTTCATTAAAAAAGCTACTCAAGACCCAAAAACGGAAAGATTATTTTACCGGCCGTTGGCATTTTTGCTTGCGGAGAAAAACGAAACGCTCAGCCGTGCACTTCATTACGCAAAACTGGATTTAAAAAACAGGCCGAGTTCCGAAAGTTACGACACCCTGGCCTGGGTGCTTTATAAAAGCGGCGATATCGAAAACGCTTACGAAGCCGCAATTAAGGCAGTAGCCTGGGGCAGCCCAGAGCCTGTCGTTTTGTATCATTCCGGCATAATTATGTGGGATTTCGGAGAAAAAGA
Encoded here:
- a CDS encoding DUF4331 family protein, which translates into the protein MLKTKFLSMLLCLLLAGFMAFTACDGDGGMEPVDDDTYTQVDRIGIPALNTVFNHPPAFSKVDYNTSGPATDVANYTAQFVTVLGAVANADPAGTAAALLPDELPVNLGSATSNFALFDGRKLSDDATDVALTVVVGVPALQSDNVDANDVEFLNSFPYLAPPN